The nucleotide window ATTCATGCGCTACTTTAATATAACTGTAgcagtttttcttcaaatatttgaaCAGTTCCCTGGAAATCAGTATGTCTTAAGGACAGAATAAGCAATCTGGAAAGCCAGACTCCCAAATGCcaggttcattttttttttttttttcccttggtatAACTTTTAGATAGAAttcagtaaaatgaaaatgcagaggAAGTATTCAGATTTGTTTTCTATGTATAAAACATTTAGGCTGTCTCCTGCAAGCCTGGCCATAGGGTCAGAACTATTCTGTTATGATCTCTTTGTTCCTTTCCCAGAGAAATgtctttggtttggttttggttggggtttttttgtttgtttgttttttgtggttttttattctGATGGTttgttttgtactttttttttccctaaaaaggCAGCACCATCACTTTATTACAAATACTTCTTTATGCTGTATTGCTTAATTCTGATTTGCTGATAAGATAAATGCTATTATTTAAACATCCATCCAGTAAGATGATGGGAACACTTCTGAGAGTAAATCTTGAACAAAGAATTAACCAAGTGATTTTCTACAACTTATCTCGCAGAGAGCATTTATTGTTCTCTTTCTGTAGTATTGGTTCTAGGAAATTTACTTggaatgcaaataaaatattatttttagagacaaaaagagattttatttctttaaaatgaaactaGTAGCAATAGCCATATTACCAAAAATATAGAGTTATAACTTCTAAAAATTTGTAATTTCTAAAtctcaaaaatctatttttaattcagtatttcatgctttgttttaatgcttttacaaattttaaaagtttggaAAGAGCCTCACATACTACCATCTGAAAAAAGTAAACATTTTATTCTTTAGGGATAAAACATGCATTGAAGATAAACAGTCTCCAACAACACAGAAGAGAAACACAGGGTACTACAATACAGATCTAACACAAAAATGTTAGATCTGtaacacaaaaacatttttgtttttgttgtgtaCTTTTTTCTTTGAGTTCATAATTCATAACCTGTAATTTACTGTATTCTATTacactttcctttaaaaaatcaaagccTTATCCTTTTTATGTTTGAAAGGTTTCCAAGATTTCCATGTTCTTACAGTTTTCCTGAAGATGAACAATGGAATAATTGTgtaaaaggatttaaaaatattataatgtTATATCTGTTAGCCATAAAATTTTGGACTCAGCAATGCTGACCAATTTGCTGGGGATAAGTATTCACAGGTAAAAGTGTGATTTCAAACCTTTGTGCTCAAGCTTGCTGCTCTCTCTCTATGCAGGTCAAAAAATGcgggaaaaatatttcaaaactgtTCATGAATACCAACTTTCTTTTTGCAGCCAgctgaagaaaagagaagaaaagggaagaagaggagaggagaggagaggagaggagaggagaggagaggagaggagaggagaggagaggagaggagaggagaggagaggagaggagaggagaggagaggagaggagaggagaggagaggagaggagaggagaggagaggagaggagaggagaggagaggagaggagaggagaggagaggagaggagaggagaggagaggagaggagaggagagaagagaagagaagagaaagaaaagagaaaagaaaagaaaagaaaagaaaagaaaagaaaagaaaagaaaagaaaagaaaagaaaagaaaagaaaagaaaagaaaagaaaagaaaagaaaagaaaagaaaagaaaagaaaagaaaagaaaagaaaagaaaagaacccATCTATAAAGCAAGAACAACCCTTTCCTGCCTGCcctaaagaaaaattttgttaCTGGTATTTATTACCAGGTATTAGTGTCATGTGGTTCCCTAACAGTAACTAAAAGACGGATCTTATCAAGCATCCTTCTTTTGAGATCCAGCTACTATAACCAAGAAAGATTATAAGGAAATAGCAGTTTGGAAGACCAGACATGTTTGCTGGAAGAGTAGGCTTTTAAAAGAACTTCATAAAGGTTGCTTACCCAATTGGTGGTATGCCACAGCATAGAAAATTCCACGATGGCGGGAAAGAAATTGTTTTATCTTCACTCCAGACATACTTAGAAGGGAAATTTAATCTCTGGCCAATGGGAAGGTCAAGTGCAGGCAGCATTaatctctttttaatttatgtAAGGGAAAAGCTTCTGTTTGTTTCAGGGTAGGATGCTCTTAAACTGTTTCTATAGTAAATTCATAGGTATTCTGAGAAAGACAAACTTgctgtaagtgcatttgaagcaaaacaaagcctCCTTTGCTGTAAGGTGATTGATGTTTTCTACTGATCTCATGTTTATTTGGTATACGCTAATTCTTTTTATCAAAGACACATCTTTTAGCCTTGGTTCAGAAGTGTTGGCAAGATGAAAAATACTGGCACAAGCTTTTTTGACAGCCTACAACTGCTTAAGATTATTAAACAAAAACTCCACAGTTTCTCAGTTGATTACATAGGATTATATGATATGCAGCTACCAGACATTATTTCAGACTTCACCCACCTTTCAGTCTTCACTTCACCCACCTTGAAAAAGTTCtctttttcaaagagaaatacAGACAAAGATTTTTTAGACTTCAAGTTATTCAACAGCACTTGCAACATTTTACCACTCCCTTCAAAAGTCAGGGTTTGCTTTAAGAAGATACTCcagatttctgtattttctaagAATCTTGTTTCTATTATAGGACAATGGCAGTTCACCTTCCTAAGGCAGAGATACTTTATTGTCTTTGCTCTCCTAGTGCAACATCTCTGCCCTCCTGATGAATGATTCAAGAGCTCCTGCTTGGTTCTTCATGAGCCAATGCAACCTTGAGATCAATACTAGACTTGGCAGCTAGCAGGGAGATTTCAAAGAATTTTAATTGCTCTTTTGAAAGAGCCTCAAAATGTCATAACAAGACTTGCTTGGCAGAATCTTCAAAGTCCCAGTTTTCAGATGTGAAAATgctagggttttttcctcccctccttcaATAGCTTTTTGTGGACAAGAGCACATCCATTTACTAGCTAGTTCTCATTAATAGGAAACAAGCATCCTAAAAGAGAAAGTGTACTAAATTTACCTTATTTTTGAGCGTCCCTTACTGTCTCTGAATTACACAGCTTACACAGCAGAATGTCCTTCAAAGACAAAACTTCAGTCAGAGGTATAGAAACAGGAGTGAACTGGGTGTTGCTCATCACCTGTGATTTTACAGAGTGTCTTGAAACTCTTTGTCAGTCCTGAAAGCAAGCTAAGTCTCAAAAGAGCTAAGGTGATAAAAAATgacacagaataaataaataaaatttagcATTTATCtgggcatttttaaaaaattctattgTTTTTATCCATTTGAAACAGACATAGCTTTTGCTTTCAGATACTTTTCCCTATTCTactcataattttatttttttagttctgTAAATAGATTAGAAGTTCAAAGGAAGTCCCTGCTGGAAGAGGGTGCCCAGATTCCCAGATGCCACACAAGCATTTTGCAAGACCAAGGTCAGCCAAATATAAAggatctggggaaaaaaatgtaaactgTTTAAAAACTAAGTTAACAAGTCAGTAGGAACAGTTGCTTAATGAACATTGGATTTTCCATTGTCTAAACAGTCAAGTTATAGTTCACTTCAAAGTCATTTGATTAATTTTAGATGTTCAAATTCCATGGTCTGTCTTCACGTGGCAAGTCAAGAGTACATCATTATCTTTTGACTACAAAACCCTGTcaattccaaataaaaaataaaagttcctCTAAATCTTTGAAGCTTTTATGTTTCAAATATCAAAACCAAAGTGTTCATGTTCTTGGATATCAGAAACACAACACCTGAAACACTTGTTCTCTTCTAGCAGTCTTCTGACATCTTTGTTTTAGCACCTGTACTCTTTCCCCACTTCCTGTCAAGAGAtagagagaaataaaagcttCTAATCACGTACAGCTCTTGCTTTACTGCTTCTACTAGTAGGGTTTTTGTTTCCCTATCTTGGATTCCCATTTAAATGGACTTTTAAATCATAATGTGATAAATCTATCACTGATTAAATTACTCTTTATCCAGTGCTACAGTTGGGAGTGAGTAGGTGACAGATACAGCCTGTATTTTCCTTTAAGTAATTTCAGCATAGTTTGATATTTGAGAAGCTACATTAAGAATATTGTTTGATTTTTCCTCATAGTGAAAAAATTTTATGTACTTGTTGGCCTACTGCCCAAAATCTCAGTTGGAGAAGGAAAGACTGTATACTGCACATTCACATTTCATTTAGAGAGTGTATATTTCCTGATGTTCAACTTCCATGCCAAGCAATAAAGGTAGAAAAACTTTCAAGAGAGTCACAGTTTTATATCAGAGAGTTCTGTTTAGTTCTGTTCCCTaaattaaaataactgaaaataataCAATCTATTTTGAATTCACAGTCAATATTCTACTTAACGTCATCCTGGGAAGAATTTTTTGCCAAGCTCTTTATCATGATGACCAAAGAAAAATCTACATCTTGTTTTTTAATTCTGAGAGACACAGACATCTTCTGTACTGAGAAGTGATGGAATTGGTCACAGAGCACAAATTACCACTCTcaatttcttgatttttttaccttttctttatGCTCGATCCTGCTCAAGATGGATCCCTGGAAGCATGGCTTGGATGAACAGAACCTTATTGGAGTACCTCAGAATGAACGAAATCCACATACATCAAATGCTGCATGCACTTGTATTCCTTCAGAACATATACAATAGTTTTTAAATGGGAGCCTGCCTTACACTTAGTAAACATTACTTTAATGAGGGAATTTCACACCTTCACTGGCAATAGGAATACAGTCAAACTTGGTGAAACAGAACACTTTTAAATGATGTGCAAATATCAATACCTTTTTCGCTGTTTGTATGCTGGAAACATAGATTCATCATCTGTTAGTGTCCTGTTCAATTTCAGTTATTTTGCTATAATTTTCTTCTCGCCGTAGAAGGATAAAATCTTGGGGGGCTTCTTATGATTCTGAaacacttcaaagaaaaatctaCCTCCTAATCTTTACAAAAGCAGGGACCAGGGCAGTCCCAAAAACAGACGCTCTACATGAAACAGTTACTGTTTTACTTCTCAGCTACTTCCAATACAACTGATTATCTGCAGCTCTCAACTGCACTGGTAGGCACAAAAAAGTTAAGGCAAACTCTTACTTgtaaaactggaaaagaaaagacagcAGGGTAAActgctgaatttaaaaaaaaaatcaaaacaatttaGAATCAGAATTTAACATTAAAATTAGGCAAGAGACAAGAGAACAttgcaaaatgaaagaaaccCACACAGAAAAGTTTAGAATACTTTGTATTTCAAATGTAGACAGCTTTACAGAATCAAATTTCACTgcttagaaaaggaaaattactttgTGGAGGTATTTTCAAGATTCAGATTTAAGGCTCAATAAAAACAGTGTTTTTGGAAAGGCCAGATGTGGTAGTCAAGAAAATTTATGACAACATATATTTATCAGAAGATGTTTTATTAACAACAAATACAAAATTGTTACTAACTCTCTgatgtttaattttaaagataaagCTTTCTCCTTTACCACTTTTACAGGCTTGTAAATACAGCattgtaaaaaattaaaacaaaaagaattgtgacaataaattatgaaaatgtgaggaagaggaggatgagacAAGCCCCACCCATCAAGGAGAAAATGGATTAGAAGCAATAGAAAAGTTACGCAATAGAATTGAAGTATCATATTATATTCTTCTTCCAAgaggaatttaggggttttgcACGTGAAAtagcagcaaagaaaaaggataaGTACAAGTGCATTTGTGTCCCACTGGAACTTGTTCTTATTAACCAAAGCAGTAGTACTCATCGGAATCAATTTTGGGATGCTTATGCAGAGACTGTGAGTCCTCCGTGACAGAAGAATCACTGAATTTGTCCAGATCTGAAGGGGTTTGGTGACCAGGGACATCATCTACTAAGGTGTCCAAATAACTCCCCACTGATATTCCATCCAGTCCATCACTACAGTCTTGTAAACTGTTACAGCTGCCGTGAAGGGATGTCTCCTGACTTTCTAGCAAGCTGCACAGGCTTCCACTCaaactgctgcctctgctggcaATGGCTTTCTCTTCAATCATCCACTTGATGGATTCAATACTTTCATTGATGAGTAGGAGCTGGCGCATAAGCTTCACATCAGTGGCTCGGAGATTAACCTATAAGgcaaaagtaattaaaaaattacttttttcataATCAAGCCGAAGAGCAGGCTTGAATGGgctaaaataaaacacaaaaaaagtcCAACTTTCCTATCTAGGACAAATATATTTCAGTAACTAGTAAAATAACCcacaagcaaataaacaaaaagccccaaaagtaTACCTATGCTAATACTTTCAGTTCAGGTTAAGTGGGAACATGGTCAGCCTCCCTAAGCACTCCATTAACTGGACTGATAGTCAATGGAAAACTTGGATGCACATTAGTACAATGCTGTTTAGATGAGAAACACAGCTGCTATGACAACTCCTGGGGATAGCCTTTCACTAATGAGAGAAGCAAGACACAAAGTCATTTCTATTTACCATTAATCTAAGATACTTACAGCTAAAGATGTCTAGGCATTCACCCCAAGTTATCCTTACTATGGTTACTTGGGAAACCTAAAATTTTCAGATGTgcaaaatttggaaaaaaggtTGTGGATATTTAACTTTTACTCACACTACTCCGGAGTGGACACTAAAATCTGCTATACAAATGTCTGAGAGTTGAAATATTTAACTTATTGAAACGGTACCTTTCAGTTATTGAAACCCATATT belongs to Haemorhous mexicanus isolate bHaeMex1 chromosome Z, bHaeMex1.pri, whole genome shotgun sequence and includes:
- the LURAP1L gene encoding leucine rich adaptor protein 1-like → MEPGAAPDLRDVEQKLGRKVPESLARPLRGEELPARPAAAASGPRRRRAAALARLETKLQLLRQEMVNLRATDVKLMRQLLLINESIESIKWMIEEKAIASRGSSLSGSLCSLLESQETSLHGSCNSLQDCSDGLDGISVGSYLDTLVDDVPGHQTPSDLDKFSDSSVTEDSQSLHKHPKIDSDEYYCFG